One genomic segment of Deltaproteobacteria bacterium includes these proteins:
- a CDS encoding ketoacyl-ACP synthase III: protein MPARSGVDQRHGDPHRRRRAHRGEHHVSLYIHAMGHFHPEVVITNKFLESLDIGTNDDWIVERVGIRERRSALPLEYLAATKNRDVREAESALLYTNADLAQRAAEMAMQRAGVTREQIGLVISGSSAPRILCPAEASFVAKQLGIEAPCWDVNSACSTFLMHLYNLSLMDPAKLPEFILITQTEQLTSAMDYSDRSSAVLFGDGAAAAVISTKVPARVEALWPAVASDPSGADKVLIRRTSVFSQDGRAVQMFAIKRTREGYEKLKEQLAEEGGDRPLYFVGHQANLRVLEQVAQRCGVQPERHFSNVEWFGNTGGASCPTVISQHWDKVPAGADLAAVVVGGGLTWARALLRFGAAA from the coding sequence ATGCCTGCCCGAAGCGGCGTGGATCAACGGCACGGTGATCCGCATCGACGGCGGCGAGCGCATCGCGGGGAGCACCACGTGAGCCTCTACATCCACGCCATGGGCCACTTCCACCCGGAGGTGGTGATCACGAACAAGTTCCTCGAGTCGCTCGACATCGGGACGAACGACGACTGGATCGTCGAGCGCGTGGGCATCCGCGAGCGGCGCAGCGCGCTGCCGCTCGAGTACCTCGCGGCGACGAAGAATCGCGACGTGCGCGAGGCCGAGAGCGCGCTGCTCTACACGAACGCGGACCTCGCGCAGCGCGCCGCCGAGATGGCGATGCAGCGCGCAGGCGTGACGCGCGAGCAGATCGGTCTCGTCATCTCGGGCAGCTCGGCGCCGCGCATCTTGTGCCCCGCCGAAGCGAGCTTCGTCGCGAAGCAACTCGGCATCGAGGCGCCGTGCTGGGACGTGAACAGCGCGTGCTCCACGTTCCTGATGCACCTCTACAACTTGTCGCTGATGGATCCGGCGAAACTGCCGGAGTTCATCCTGATCACGCAGACCGAGCAGCTCACGTCGGCGATGGACTACTCGGACCGCTCTTCCGCGGTGCTCTTCGGCGACGGCGCCGCCGCGGCGGTGATCTCGACCAAGGTGCCCGCGCGCGTCGAGGCGTTGTGGCCGGCAGTGGCGTCGGATCCGAGCGGCGCGGACAAGGTGCTGATCCGGCGCACGAGCGTGTTCTCACAGGACGGCCGCGCAGTGCAGATGTTCGCGATCAAGCGCACGCGCGAGGGCTACGAGAAGCTGAAGGAGCAGCTCGCGGAAGAAGGCGGCGATCGGCCGCTCTACTTCGTCGGTCATCAGGCCAATCTGCGGGTGCTCGAGCAAGTGGCGCAGCGCTGCGGCGTTCAGCCCGAGCGGCACTTCTCGAACGTCGAGTGGTTCGGCAACACCGGCGGCGCGAGCTGTCCCACCGTGATCTCGCAGCACTGGGACAAGGTGCCGGCGGGCGCGGATCTCGCGGCGGTCGTGGTCGGCGGCGGTCTCACCTGGGCGCGGGCGCTGCTTCGGTTCGGAGCCGCGGCGTGA
- a CDS encoding SDR family oxidoreductase translates to MSGRFSGDDWGVILGGSSGFGLATAQKLAAHGMNLCIVHRDRRGAMKRIEPEFEKLRATGVKLIIENDDALDAEVRGRILGQLGEQLGASGRVKMLLHSIAFGNLKLIVPEVAKPGAGLAVAKLAESLGVAKEALAGAVDKLASEGFDELAELSTAPAYPTHSLLDAEDFARTIHCMGTSLLDWVQDIFQRGQFAADARVFGLTSEGNEVAWKGYAAVSAAKVALEATARSIATEFGPHGVRCNVLQPGVTDTPALQAIPGSDRLKAHSRLRNPLRRITTPPDVANVLYLLCLPEAAWINGTVIRIDGGERIAGSTT, encoded by the coding sequence ATGTCCGGACGTTTCTCCGGCGATGACTGGGGCGTGATCCTCGGCGGATCGAGCGGCTTCGGCCTCGCGACCGCGCAGAAGCTCGCGGCGCACGGCATGAACCTCTGCATCGTCCACCGCGACCGCCGCGGCGCGATGAAACGCATCGAGCCCGAGTTCGAGAAGCTGCGTGCGACGGGCGTGAAGCTGATCATCGAGAACGACGACGCACTCGACGCCGAAGTGCGCGGCCGAATTCTCGGCCAGCTCGGCGAGCAGCTCGGCGCGAGCGGGCGCGTGAAGATGCTCCTCCACTCGATCGCGTTCGGGAACCTGAAGCTGATCGTGCCGGAGGTGGCGAAGCCCGGGGCCGGGCTCGCGGTGGCGAAGCTTGCGGAGTCGCTCGGCGTCGCGAAGGAGGCGCTCGCGGGCGCCGTCGACAAGCTCGCGAGCGAAGGCTTCGACGAGCTCGCCGAGCTCTCGACCGCGCCCGCGTATCCGACGCACTCGCTGCTCGATGCCGAAGACTTCGCGCGCACGATTCACTGCATGGGCACGAGCCTGCTCGACTGGGTGCAGGACATCTTCCAGCGCGGGCAGTTCGCCGCCGATGCGCGCGTGTTCGGCCTGACGAGCGAGGGCAACGAAGTCGCGTGGAAAGGCTACGCCGCGGTGTCGGCGGCGAAAGTCGCGCTCGAGGCGACCGCGCGCTCGATCGCGACCGAGTTCGGCCCGCACGGGGTTCGCTGCAACGTGCTGCAGCCCGGCGTCACCGACACGCCCGCGCTGCAAGCGATTCCCGGCAGCGACCGGCTGAAGGCGCACTCGCGGCTGCGCAATCCGCTGCGCCGCATCACCACGCCGCCCGACGTCGCGAACGTCCTCTACTTGTTATGCCTGCCCGAAGCGGCGTGGATCAACGGCACGGTGATCCGCATCGACGGCGGCGAGCGCATCGCGGGGAGCACCACGTGA
- a CDS encoding SDR family oxidoreductase: protein MTDLSRRVAVVTGAGTGIGRAIALRLSACGASVALLGRTRGTLEAVAGEAKGKTRVIPCDVQERASVDGAFAEVARTLGRPHVVVANAGIGGPNDLGGGDRWDAIVRTNLDGAYFTLRAFEAQLAASAGYTHAIVISSCVARFGVAGISAYSAAKAGQLGLVRSLAAELAPKKVLVNAICPGWVETQMAVDRMTEIGEGMGKDYRATKAELLAGVPLQRISEPEEVAALVEFLCGPGGVSFTGQAFDPNNGAWMG from the coding sequence ATGACCGATCTCTCCCGCCGAGTCGCAGTGGTGACGGGCGCCGGCACCGGCATCGGGCGCGCGATCGCGCTGCGCCTCTCTGCGTGCGGCGCGTCGGTCGCGCTGCTCGGGCGCACGCGTGGGACGCTCGAGGCGGTCGCGGGCGAGGCGAAGGGCAAAACGCGCGTGATTCCGTGCGACGTGCAGGAGCGCGCCTCGGTCGACGGCGCTTTCGCCGAAGTCGCGCGTACGCTCGGTCGCCCGCACGTCGTGGTCGCGAACGCGGGCATCGGCGGCCCGAACGATCTCGGCGGCGGCGACCGCTGGGACGCAATCGTGCGCACGAACCTCGACGGCGCGTACTTCACGCTGCGCGCGTTCGAGGCGCAGCTCGCGGCGAGCGCCGGCTACACGCACGCGATCGTGATCAGCTCGTGCGTCGCGCGCTTCGGCGTCGCGGGCATCTCGGCCTACAGCGCGGCGAAGGCCGGGCAGCTCGGGCTCGTGCGCTCGCTCGCGGCGGAGCTCGCGCCCAAGAAGGTGCTCGTGAACGCGATCTGCCCCGGCTGGGTCGAGACGCAGATGGCCGTCGACCGCATGACCGAAATCGGCGAGGGCATGGGCAAGGACTACCGCGCCACCAAGGCCGAGCTGCTCGCCGGCGTCCCGCTGCAGCGCATCAGCGAGCCCGAAGAAGTCGCCGCGCTCGTCGAGTTCCTGTGCGGCCCCGGCGGCGTCTCGTTCACCGGGCAGGCCTTCGACCCGAACAACGGCGCGTGGATGGGCTGA
- a CDS encoding acetolactate synthase, which translates to MPVHGGKLAARALKAANVEVIFTLSGGHIMPIYDGCLDEGIKVIDVRHEQAAVHAADAWARCNPGKIGVAAITAGPGVTDGVTGIANAWRANSPILIFGGQGPFENLRRGSLQEMDHLGVVRPITKYCDAVYQTKRIPEYIELAIRHAVSGIPGPAYLEIPMDVFMGQCEWADAPVPRIKTEPPRLSPDRNEVRAALDILRGAKRPMVMAGTSVKWSRASGELNRFLNETHIPAFTNGMGRGTVPPNSLQFGNRSRRDALKKSDCVILAGTLLDFRLAFGKTIPADAKIIQLDMDATLIGQNRQSDVGLVGNLACSFDLLLEEMKNQGVQLDFSAWRDELRAIEVKEEAKVEAALNSNEVPVDPQRMCREVRDWLATLDDPIVIGDGGDIVATAAKILPVRREGAWMDPGPLGTLGVGAPFALAAQLAHPNKRVVIVYGDGSFGLNGFEFETAVRHKLPIIGIVGNDAAWGQMMRPQGSIYGWDRLAATELAYTHYEKVVEAFGGHGEFCDRPEQIRPALERAAASGKPALINVIIRQDRAYKGGIYV; encoded by the coding sequence ATGCCCGTTCACGGCGGAAAGCTCGCGGCGCGCGCACTCAAGGCTGCCAACGTCGAAGTGATCTTCACGCTCTCCGGCGGCCACATCATGCCGATCTACGACGGCTGCCTCGACGAAGGCATCAAGGTGATCGACGTGCGCCACGAGCAGGCGGCCGTGCACGCCGCCGACGCGTGGGCGCGCTGCAACCCGGGCAAGATCGGCGTCGCCGCGATCACCGCGGGCCCCGGCGTGACGGACGGCGTCACCGGCATCGCGAACGCGTGGCGCGCGAACTCACCGATTCTGATCTTCGGCGGCCAGGGCCCCTTCGAGAACCTGCGCCGCGGCTCGCTGCAGGAGATGGATCACCTCGGCGTGGTTCGCCCGATCACGAAGTACTGCGACGCCGTCTACCAGACCAAGCGCATCCCCGAGTACATCGAGCTCGCGATTCGCCACGCGGTCTCCGGCATCCCCGGCCCGGCGTACCTCGAGATTCCGATGGACGTGTTCATGGGCCAGTGCGAGTGGGCCGACGCGCCGGTGCCGCGCATCAAGACCGAGCCGCCGCGCCTCTCGCCCGATCGCAACGAGGTGCGCGCTGCGCTCGACATTCTGCGCGGCGCGAAGCGGCCCATGGTGATGGCCGGCACGTCGGTGAAGTGGTCGCGCGCGAGCGGCGAGCTGAACCGCTTCCTGAACGAGACGCACATTCCCGCGTTCACGAACGGCATGGGCCGCGGCACGGTGCCGCCGAACTCGCTGCAGTTCGGCAATCGCTCGCGCCGCGACGCGCTCAAGAAGAGCGACTGCGTGATCCTCGCCGGCACGCTGCTCGACTTCCGGCTCGCGTTCGGCAAGACGATCCCCGCCGACGCGAAGATCATTCAGCTCGACATGGACGCGACGCTGATCGGCCAGAACCGCCAGAGCGATGTCGGCCTCGTCGGCAACCTCGCCTGCTCCTTCGACTTGTTACTGGAGGAGATGAAGAACCAAGGTGTGCAGCTCGACTTCAGCGCGTGGCGCGACGAGCTGCGCGCGATCGAGGTCAAGGAAGAAGCGAAGGTCGAGGCGGCGCTGAACTCGAACGAGGTGCCGGTCGATCCGCAGCGCATGTGCCGCGAAGTGCGCGACTGGCTCGCGACGCTCGACGATCCGATCGTGATCGGCGACGGCGGCGACATCGTGGCGACCGCGGCGAAGATCCTGCCCGTGCGCCGCGAAGGCGCCTGGATGGACCCGGGCCCGCTCGGCACGCTCGGCGTGGGCGCGCCCTTCGCGCTCGCGGCGCAGCTCGCGCACCCGAACAAGCGCGTCGTGATCGTGTACGGCGACGGCTCGTTCGGCCTCAACGGCTTCGAGTTCGAGACCGCCGTGCGCCACAAGCTGCCGATCATCGGCATCGTCGGAAACGACGCGGCGTGGGGTCAGATGATGCGGCCGCAGGGCAGCATCTACGGCTGGGATCGTCTCGCGGCGACCGAGCTCGCCTACACGCACTACGAGAAGGTGGTCGAGGCCTTCGGCGGCCACGGCGAGTTCTGCGATCGCCCCGAGCAGATCCGCCCCGCGCTCGAGCGCGCGGCGGCGTCGGGCAAGCCGGCGTTGATCAACGTGATCATTCGCCAGGATCGGGCCTACAAAGGTGGGATTTACGTTTGA
- the pal gene encoding peptidoglycan-associated lipoprotein Pal has product MRVQSFLWTAALIVSVSFTGACAAKKTETATAAPTEFTEDRGTAPAQETPIAGLDAVYFDYDQSVIRDDQKATLASNATAIKNMSLGRVVVEGHCDERGSDEYNLALGERRANAVKQYLADSGVSATIDTVSYGEAQPAVQGSDESAWRMNRRAEFKK; this is encoded by the coding sequence ATGCGCGTACAGAGTTTCTTGTGGACCGCAGCCCTGATCGTGTCGGTGTCGTTCACCGGTGCGTGTGCAGCGAAGAAGACCGAAACCGCCACCGCAGCGCCGACGGAGTTCACCGAGGATCGCGGCACAGCGCCCGCCCAGGAGACGCCGATTGCCGGCCTCGACGCGGTGTACTTCGACTACGACCAGTCGGTGATTCGCGACGACCAGAAGGCGACGCTCGCGAGCAACGCGACCGCGATCAAGAACATGAGCCTCGGCCGCGTCGTGGTCGAAGGCCACTGCGACGAGCGCGGCAGCGACGAGTACAACCTCGCCCTCGGCGAACGCCGCGCGAACGCGGTGAAGCAGTACCTCGCGGACAGCGGCGTGTCGGCGACGATCGACACCGTCAGCTACGGCGAGGCGCAGCCGGCCGTGCAGGGCAGCGACGAGTCGGCCTGGCGCATGAACCGCCGCGCCGAGTTCAAGAAGTAG
- a CDS encoding enoyl-CoA hydratase/isomerase family protein, whose amino-acid sequence MPGRILSQLEAPLAWITIDHPERRNAVSAHMWAELADAAVKLDADPAVRVIVLRGSGEVAFISGADISEFESRRTGGAAAQVYEDGTQRAFGALGAVSKPVIAMIHGFCVGGGVATALAADLRYCADDAVFAIPAARLGLGYHASGIEALTQLVGPSTAREIFFTARRYRAEDALRLGLVNAVFPKAELEARVREIAAQIAANAPLTVRSVKRISRELARDPGQRDREAIRASIQECFDSEDYKEGVRAFLEKRPPKFEGH is encoded by the coding sequence ATGCCCGGAAGAATCCTCAGCCAACTCGAAGCCCCGCTCGCCTGGATCACGATCGACCACCCCGAGCGGCGCAATGCCGTCTCCGCGCACATGTGGGCGGAGCTCGCGGACGCGGCCGTGAAGCTCGACGCGGACCCGGCGGTGCGCGTGATCGTGCTGCGCGGCAGCGGGGAAGTGGCCTTCATCTCGGGCGCGGACATCTCCGAGTTCGAGTCGCGGCGAACGGGCGGCGCGGCGGCGCAGGTGTACGAGGACGGCACGCAGCGCGCGTTCGGGGCGCTCGGGGCGGTGAGCAAGCCCGTGATCGCCATGATTCACGGCTTCTGCGTGGGCGGCGGCGTGGCGACCGCGCTCGCGGCGGACCTCCGCTACTGCGCCGACGACGCGGTCTTCGCGATCCCCGCGGCCCGGCTCGGGCTCGGCTACCACGCCAGCGGCATCGAGGCGCTGACGCAGCTCGTCGGCCCCAGCACCGCGCGCGAGATTTTCTTTACGGCGCGCAGGTATCGCGCGGAAGATGCATTGCGACTCGGGCTCGTGAACGCGGTCTTTCCGAAGGCCGAGCTGGAAGCGCGGGTGCGCGAGATCGCGGCCCAGATCGCCGCGAACGCACCCCTCACCGTGCGCAGCGTGAAGCGCATCAGCCGCGAGCTCGCCCGCGACCCTGGGCAGCGCGACCGCGAGGCCATCCGCGCGTCGATCCAGGAGTGCTTCGACAGCGAGGATTACAAGGAGGGTGTCCGCGCATTCCTCGAGAAGCGCCCGCCCAAGTTCGAGGGGCACTGA
- the thiI gene encoding tRNA 4-thiouridine(8) synthase ThiI — translation MQVLLRLSGEVSTKARETRWRFVSQLLRNLRDALRSEGIAYTLVRKHDRIFVELADARGAEVLARLFGVQSVSVAIRGPGKSLEEIVARGEQVFAEKVRNKRFAVRARLVGKPKDLGFSSRDLLIQLGAKLGAHALRVDLDTPEVTASVEVHEGHAYFFSESFGGEGGLPLGTEGRALALVSGGFDSAVAAWQMMRRGLALELAFFNLGGRSHRAGTQRVMHALATRWAYGTHPRLHCVDFDAVSRDLQEKTEPRYWQVILKRLMLRAADALARELACPALVTGEALGQVSSQTLVNLATISAATQLPILRPLVGANKDEIIDLAHRIGTGPISATVAEYCALVPRRPATAATLAAVEAEEAKLDATLLARAVATREIVDVRDADPEASALPELAVEAIPPGAVVIDLRSRDEFKQWSLAGSVQLDFARALEALHAFSGEQRYVAVCAFGLKSAHLAELMRKQGLDAYHFRGGTAALKNWAERATP, via the coding sequence ATGCAGGTACTCCTACGCCTCTCCGGTGAAGTCTCGACGAAAGCGCGCGAGACGCGGTGGCGTTTTGTGTCGCAGCTGCTGCGCAACCTGCGCGATGCCCTGCGCAGCGAGGGCATCGCGTACACGCTGGTCCGCAAGCACGACCGCATCTTCGTCGAGCTCGCCGATGCGCGCGGCGCGGAGGTGCTGGCGCGCTTGTTCGGCGTGCAGTCGGTGTCGGTCGCGATTCGCGGGCCGGGAAAATCGCTCGAAGAGATCGTCGCGCGGGGCGAGCAGGTGTTCGCCGAGAAGGTCCGTAACAAGCGCTTCGCCGTGCGCGCGCGGCTGGTCGGCAAACCGAAAGATCTCGGCTTCAGCTCGCGCGACCTGCTGATCCAGCTCGGTGCGAAGCTCGGCGCGCACGCGTTGCGCGTCGACCTCGACACGCCCGAGGTCACCGCGTCGGTCGAAGTACACGAGGGCCATGCGTACTTCTTCAGCGAGTCGTTCGGCGGCGAGGGCGGCCTCCCGCTCGGGACGGAGGGGCGCGCGCTCGCGCTCGTGTCCGGCGGCTTCGACTCCGCCGTCGCCGCGTGGCAGATGATGCGCCGCGGCCTCGCGCTCGAGCTCGCGTTCTTCAACCTCGGCGGCCGCTCGCACCGCGCAGGCACGCAGCGCGTGATGCACGCGCTCGCGACGCGCTGGGCCTACGGCACGCACCCGCGCCTGCACTGCGTCGACTTCGACGCCGTCTCGCGCGATCTGCAGGAGAAGACCGAGCCGCGCTATTGGCAGGTGATCCTGAAGCGCTTGATGCTGCGCGCCGCGGACGCGCTCGCGCGCGAGCTCGCGTGCCCGGCACTCGTTACGGGCGAAGCGTTGGGTCAGGTCTCGTCGCAGACGCTGGTGAACCTCGCGACGATCAGCGCGGCGACGCAGCTGCCGATCCTGCGCCCGCTCGTCGGCGCGAACAAGGACGAGATCATCGACCTCGCGCACCGCATCGGCACCGGCCCGATCTCCGCGACGGTCGCCGAGTACTGCGCGCTCGTGCCGCGCCGCCCCGCGACCGCCGCGACTCTCGCGGCGGTGGAGGCCGAGGAGGCGAAGCTCGATGCGACGCTGCTCGCGCGGGCAGTCGCGACTCGCGAGATCGTCGACGTGCGCGACGCGGATCCCGAAGCGAGCGCGCTGCCCGAGCTGGCGGTCGAGGCGATCCCGCCGGGCGCGGTCGTGATCGACCTGCGCTCGCGCGACGAGTTCAAGCAGTGGAGTCTCGCGGGCTCCGTGCAGCTCGACTTCGCGCGCGCGCTCGAAGCGCTGCACGCCTTCTCGGGCGAGCAGCGCTACGTCGCGGTGTGCGCGTTCGGCCTCAAGAGCGCGCACCTCGCCGAGCTGATGCGCAAGCAGGGCCTCGACGCGTACCACTTCCGCGGCGGCACCGCCGCGCTGAAGAACTGGGCGGAGCGGGCCACTCCTTAG
- a CDS encoding spermidine synthase yields MSSLDFEVLAAEETEIGLIWLRDRAGAVELSLDHEFLMSSATTASERALASRAVALHGGPALRTLVGGLGLGATAHELLASPRVASVRVVELLAPVLDWHSRGLVPLACELRADARFSAERGDAYALLLAEPTSHYDLILVDVDHSPEERLGPSSDSFYAAENLAVAKRWLAPGGVLGVWSFAASPRFEAELRAVFADVQVERIAFANGVDARSEENWLYFARA; encoded by the coding sequence GTGAGCAGCCTCGACTTCGAGGTGCTCGCGGCGGAAGAGACCGAAATCGGGCTGATCTGGCTGCGCGATCGCGCAGGCGCGGTCGAGCTCTCGCTCGACCACGAGTTCCTGATGAGCAGCGCGACTACCGCCTCCGAGCGCGCGCTCGCCTCGCGCGCGGTCGCGCTGCACGGCGGCCCCGCGCTGCGCACGCTCGTCGGCGGCCTCGGGCTCGGCGCCACTGCGCACGAGCTGCTCGCGTCGCCGCGCGTTGCGAGCGTGCGCGTGGTCGAGCTGCTCGCGCCGGTGCTCGACTGGCACTCGCGCGGCCTCGTGCCCCTCGCCTGCGAGCTGCGCGCCGACGCGCGCTTCTCCGCCGAGCGCGGAGACGCCTACGCGCTGCTGCTCGCCGAGCCGACGAGTCACTACGACCTGATCCTCGTCGACGTGGATCACTCGCCCGAAGAGCGCCTCGGCCCGAGCAGCGACTCGTTCTACGCCGCGGAGAACCTCGCCGTCGCAAAGCGCTGGCTCGCGCCCGGCGGCGTGCTCGGCGTGTGGTCGTTCGCCGCGAGCCCACGCTTCGAGGCGGAGCTGCGCGCGGTGTTCGCCGATGTGCAGGTCGAGCGCATCGCGTTCGCAAATGGCGTCGACGCCCGTAGCGAAGAAAACTGGCTCTACTTCGCGCGGGCGTAA
- a CDS encoding pyridoxamine 5'-phosphate oxidase family protein: MAKKFDGIDDALAEWIRAQKMFFVASAPLAASGHVNLSPKGLDSLAILGPREVAYLDFVGSGAETIAHARENGRITLMLCAFEGPPRIARLQGRAGVVEPGDADFAGLAAKFPPREGVRAVIRIALSRIADSCGYGVPLMRFEADRKQLDAWVDRKGADGLREYQLANNTRSLDGLPALRAETLRS, encoded by the coding sequence ATGGCGAAGAAGTTCGATGGGATCGACGACGCGCTCGCGGAATGGATCCGCGCGCAGAAGATGTTCTTCGTGGCGAGCGCGCCGCTCGCCGCGAGTGGCCACGTGAACCTCTCGCCGAAGGGCCTCGATTCGCTCGCGATCCTCGGCCCGCGCGAAGTCGCGTACCTGGATTTCGTGGGCAGCGGCGCCGAGACGATCGCGCACGCACGCGAGAACGGGCGCATCACGCTGATGCTCTGCGCGTTCGAGGGCCCGCCGCGCATCGCGCGCCTGCAAGGTCGCGCGGGCGTGGTCGAGCCGGGTGACGCCGACTTCGCAGGGCTCGCGGCGAAGTTCCCGCCGCGCGAGGGCGTGCGCGCCGTGATTCGCATCGCGCTCTCTCGCATCGCCGACTCGTGCGGCTACGGCGTTCCGCTGATGCGCTTCGAGGCCGACCGCAAGCAGCTGGACGCGTGGGTCGATCGCAAGGGCGCGGACGGCCTGCGCGAGTACCAGCTCGCGAACAACACGCGGAGCCTCGACGGCCTGCCCGCGCTGCGCGCCGAAACGCTGCGCTCGTGA
- a CDS encoding DUF3106 domain-containing protein: protein MRGLVSIARIALAGALMLGALSEPLRAQEGDAAAGPRGDVRGNAAEPRAGRVIRPLRDGRELPPRLDRSLRELSHAERRVVLRKLRRMPPSERLDFFRDFERNSEHERREQVDALRRRPRELPEALRNPEMRQRLREMSPQERRAFFRQAQEWREMSPRERGRMRTRLEKFGALSDSEQRALVDEKFGAHSPEQRDKLLRDLRSAAERMRERRAQREAAPETP from the coding sequence ATGCGCGGGCTCGTCTCCATCGCACGCATCGCGCTCGCCGGCGCGTTGATGCTCGGTGCGCTCTCGGAGCCGCTGCGCGCGCAGGAAGGCGATGCCGCTGCGGGACCGCGCGGCGACGTGCGCGGGAATGCGGCGGAGCCCCGAGCGGGCCGCGTGATTCGCCCGCTCCGAGACGGCCGCGAGCTTCCGCCGCGCCTCGATCGTTCACTCCGCGAGCTGAGCCACGCCGAGCGGCGCGTGGTGCTGCGCAAGCTGCGCCGCATGCCTCCGAGCGAGCGCCTGGATTTCTTCCGCGACTTCGAGCGCAACTCGGAGCACGAGCGCCGCGAACAGGTCGATGCGCTGCGCCGCCGCCCGCGTGAGTTGCCGGAGGCGCTGCGGAATCCCGAGATGCGGCAGCGCCTGCGCGAGATGTCGCCGCAAGAACGCCGCGCCTTCTTCCGGCAGGCGCAGGAGTGGCGCGAGATGTCGCCGCGCGAGCGCGGTCGCATGCGCACGCGGCTCGAGAAGTTCGGCGCGCTCAGCGACTCCGAGCAGCGCGCGCTGGTCGACGAGAAATTCGGCGCGCACAGCCCCGAGCAGCGCGACAAGCTGCTGCGCGACCTGCGCAGTGCCGCCGAGCGCATGCGCGAGCGCCGCGCGCAGCGCGAGGCCGCGCCCGAGACGCCGTAG
- a CDS encoding sigma-70 family RNA polymerase sigma factor, with product MHDEDVRLMLAFRGGNDAAFEALFERWAGKLLRFLERMVRDTAVAEELVQETFLRVHRARSRYEPDAKFSTWLYTIASNVARNELRRPFRRAPHDSTDAEREGAPLELAAEESPVDEIVNARREGSEVEAALQKLPERQRAALWLAAVEGLPYAEVAQALETSESSVKALVHRARVALAEQLASAREKLTEAPKPVALRGVTR from the coding sequence GTGCACGACGAGGACGTGCGGCTCATGCTCGCGTTCCGCGGCGGCAACGACGCGGCCTTCGAGGCCTTGTTCGAGCGCTGGGCCGGCAAGCTCCTCCGCTTCCTGGAGCGCATGGTGAGAGACACGGCGGTCGCAGAGGAGCTGGTGCAGGAGACCTTCCTGCGCGTCCATCGCGCGCGCTCGCGCTACGAGCCCGACGCGAAGTTCTCGACCTGGCTCTACACGATCGCCTCGAACGTGGCGCGCAACGAGCTGCGGCGTCCCTTCCGCCGCGCGCCCCACGACAGCACCGACGCCGAGCGCGAGGGGGCGCCGCTCGAGCTGGCCGCGGAGGAATCGCCCGTGGACGAGATCGTGAACGCGCGCCGCGAAGGCAGCGAGGTCGAGGCCGCGCTGCAGAAGCTGCCCGAGCGGCAGCGCGCGGCGCTGTGGCTCGCGGCGGTCGAGGGGCTGCCCTACGCCGAAGTCGCGCAGGCGCTCGAAACGAGCGAGTCCTCGGTGAAGGCGCTCGTGCATCGCGCGCGCGTCGCGCTCGCAGAGCAGCTGGCGAGCGCGCGTGAGAAGCTGACCGAGGCGCCGAAGCCTGTGGCTCTACGCGGGGTGACCCGATGA